From the genome of Flavobacterium ovatum, one region includes:
- a CDS encoding polymer-forming cytoskeletal protein, translating to MFDKKTKSYTDLLGKTNRIVEGTVINGDIISQADFRLDGELIGNFQSTGKLVIGPSGSVTGDVICKNADIEGRFNGKIQVAEILNVKSKASIHGEVTVGKLSVEPGAEFSASCIMKDNKKLLLTDGKETPKK from the coding sequence ATGTTTGATAAAAAAACAAAATCCTATACCGATCTTTTAGGTAAAACAAATAGAATTGTTGAAGGAACAGTCATCAATGGAGATATAATTTCTCAGGCTGATTTTAGATTGGACGGAGAACTAATCGGGAATTTTCAATCGACGGGTAAACTTGTTATTGGACCGTCAGGGAGTGTTACCGGTGATGTTATCTGTAAAAACGCGGATATTGAAGGACGTTTCAATGGGAAGATTCAGGTAGCCGAAATTTTAAATGTGAAATCTAAAGCCAGTATTCACGGAGAAGTTACAGTAGGTAAATTATCTGTAGAACCTGGGGCCGAATTTAGTGCTTCTTGTATAATGAAAGACAATAAAAAACTCTTGCTTACTGATGGAAAAGAAACCCCAAAAAAATAA
- the atpH gene encoding ATP synthase F1 subunit delta: MASTRAAIRYAKAILDLANSIGIADVVNKDMQTIATTVSGNLELSTFIQNPTINVEVKESVLLEVFTGINGVTKGLFHLLFENKRFEILQVIAQEYSKLFDVSMGIQVAKVTTAFPMDAALQAKILAKIVTLTDKKITIESNVDPSIIGGFILRIGDQQYNASVANRLQVLKRELSN, from the coding sequence ATGGCAAGTACAAGAGCAGCAATTCGTTATGCAAAAGCAATTTTAGACTTAGCAAACTCAATAGGTATTGCCGATGTTGTGAATAAGGATATGCAAACGATAGCTACAACGGTTAGTGGTAATTTGGAATTGAGTACATTTATTCAAAACCCTACTATTAATGTTGAAGTTAAAGAATCAGTATTGTTAGAAGTTTTTACAGGTATTAATGGTGTAACTAAAGGATTATTCCATTTATTATTTGAAAATAAAAGATTTGAAATTCTTCAAGTAATTGCTCAAGAATATAGTAAATTATTTGATGTAAGTATGGGGATTCAAGTGGCTAAGGTAACTACCGCTTTTCCTATGGATGCTGCACTTCAGGCTAAAATATTGGCCAAAATTGTAACACTTACAGATAAGAAGATTACAATTGAAAGTAATGTAGATCCTTCTATTATTGGAGGTTTTATTTTAAGAATAGGCGACCAACAGTATAATGCATCGGTAGCTAACAGATTACAAGTATTAAAAAGAGAGTTAAGTAACTAA
- a CDS encoding DUF6168 family protein, translating to MNISKYKSILFLSILSLIAFIIHQFIFDFLKVNTKQFTYSLETLYLLFYGLSIIVFMVLLKVKENSFDNIGMSFLLATSLKMVICYSILKPILVANANGNSIEKISFFMMFILFLAIETIITIRILNEKQ from the coding sequence ATGAATATAAGTAAATACAAGTCCATACTATTTTTATCTATTCTCAGCTTAATTGCGTTTATCATTCATCAATTTATTTTTGATTTTTTGAAAGTTAATACTAAGCAATTTACCTACTCACTAGAAACACTATATCTCCTTTTTTATGGATTATCAATTATTGTTTTTATGGTCTTGTTAAAAGTAAAAGAGAATAGTTTTGATAATATTGGGATGTCATTTCTTTTAGCAACTTCACTCAAAATGGTGATTTGTTATTCGATTTTAAAGCCTATATTAGTAGCCAATGCAAATGGTAACTCGATAGAGAAAATTAGCTTTTTTATGATGTTCATTCTTTTTTTAGCAATAGAAACGATTATAACCATAAGAATTTTAAACGAAAAGCAATAA
- the atpE gene encoding ATP synthase F0 subunit C, translating into MEIPQIIGAGLIVIGAGLGIGKIGSSAMDAIARQPEASGKIQTAMLIAAALIEGIGFAALFAS; encoded by the coding sequence ATGGAAATTCCACAAATTATTGGAGCTGGGTTAATCGTTATCGGAGCAGGTTTAGGTATTGGTAAAATTGGTAGTTCAGCAATGGATGCTATTGCTCGTCAGCCAGAAGCTTCAGGAAAGATCCAAACAGCTATGCTTATCGCAGCTGCACTTATTGAGGGTATTGGTTTCGCTGCGTTATTCGCATCGTAA
- the atpB gene encoding F0F1 ATP synthase subunit A produces the protein MVILNRPLRLVVATFLACLPLVSFANQEVDSVDVNVAQSHAVAVEGHHEGAHTAPTDVKSKIKAFVSHHVLDSHDFSFTQDDETGESWGFPLPVILLDEGLHVFSSAKFHHGKDVAESNGKYYVINHHDGKIYRTDATGAITENEETGFPSNVRPIDFSITKTVVSIFGAALLMLWLFSSLAKSYTKNKGIASGPGRIFEPIVLYVRDEIAIPNIGEKKYKNYMSYLLTIFFFVLFLNIFGLTPLGINATGNLTITFSLAFITFLITNFTANKNYWGHIFWMPGVPKPMRIILAPIELLGIFIKPFSLMIRLYANIFAGHIVLMSIIGLMFIFKSWIGSSLSFGLSFLLSILEILVAFLQAYIFTMLSALYFGSAVEEHHHEEAH, from the coding sequence ATGGTGATTTTAAACAGACCACTTAGATTAGTAGTAGCAACATTTCTAGCATGTCTTCCTTTAGTTAGTTTTGCAAATCAAGAAGTTGATTCTGTAGACGTAAATGTAGCACAATCTCACGCAGTAGCAGTTGAGGGACATCATGAAGGAGCTCATACAGCCCCTACAGATGTAAAGTCTAAAATTAAAGCTTTTGTAAGTCATCACGTTTTAGATTCTCACGATTTCTCATTTACACAAGATGATGAAACAGGAGAAAGTTGGGGTTTTCCATTACCAGTAATCTTATTAGATGAAGGTTTGCACGTATTTTCTTCTGCAAAATTTCACCACGGTAAAGACGTAGCAGAATCAAACGGTAAATATTATGTTATCAATCATCATGATGGTAAGATTTACAGAACGGATGCTACCGGTGCAATAACTGAAAATGAAGAAACAGGTTTTCCTTCAAATGTTCGTCCAATTGATTTTTCAATTACTAAAACAGTAGTTTCAATTTTTGGAGCAGCTTTATTAATGTTATGGTTGTTTAGCAGTTTAGCCAAGTCATATACTAAAAACAAAGGAATTGCTTCAGGTCCAGGTCGTATTTTTGAACCAATCGTTTTGTATGTACGAGATGAAATCGCAATTCCAAATATTGGTGAGAAAAAATACAAAAACTATATGAGTTATTTGTTAACGATATTCTTCTTTGTATTGTTCTTAAATATCTTTGGATTGACTCCGCTAGGGATCAATGCTACAGGTAACTTAACTATTACATTCTCATTAGCGTTTATAACGTTCTTAATTACAAACTTTACCGCTAATAAAAACTATTGGGGACACATTTTTTGGATGCCAGGTGTGCCAAAACCAATGCGTATTATTTTAGCACCAATTGAATTGTTAGGGATATTTATTAAACCTTTCTCGTTAATGATTCGTTTGTATGCAAACATTTTTGCAGGTCATATTGTACTGATGAGTATCATCGGTTTAATGTTTATCTTCAAAAGCTGGATTGGAAGTAGCTTGTCATTTGGATTGTCATTCTTGCTTTCTATTCTTGAAATATTAGTGGCTTTTTTACAAGCTTATATCTTCACAATGTTATCTGCGCTTTACTTTGGTTCTGCTGTAGAAGAGCATCATCATGAAGAAGCACATTAA
- a CDS encoding AtpZ/AtpI family protein has translation MEKKPQKNNSTKWLALINIPIQMGVIIFLFSYLGGWLDENHPSTRVYYSKILVMVGVVLALYNVIRQVNEIGKSE, from the coding sequence ATGGAAAAGAAACCCCAAAAAAATAATTCGACAAAGTGGTTGGCACTTATTAATATTCCCATTCAAATGGGAGTGATTATTTTTTTGTTTTCATATTTAGGAGGTTGGTTAGATGAAAATCACCCCAGTACTAGGGTTTATTACAGTAAAATTTTAGTGATGGTAGGTGTTGTTTTGGCTTTGTACAATGTGATAAGACAAGTAAACGAAATAGGTAAATCAGAATAA
- the atpA gene encoding F0F1 ATP synthase subunit alpha: MAEIKPAEISAILRKQVEGFESGATLEEVGTVLQVGDGIARIYGLSNVQYGELVEFENGLEAIVLNLEEDNVGVVLLGPSTGIKEGSVAKRTQRIASLKVGEQMVGRVVNTLGFPIDGKGPIGGDLYEMPLERKAPGVIFRQPVTEPLQTGVKAIDAMIPVGRGQRELVIGDRQTGKSTVCIDTILNQKEFYDAGKPVFCIYVAIGQKASTVAGIAKMLEEKGAMAYTVIVAANASDPAPMQVYAPFAGAAIGEYFRDSGRPALIVYDDLSKQAVAYREVSLLLRRPPGREAYPGDVFFLHSRLLERACKVIADDGIAKNMNDLPDSLKGIVKGGGSLTALPIIETQAGDVSAYIPTNVISITDGQIFLDGDLFNSGVRPAINVGISVSRVGGNAQIKSMKKVSGTLKLDQAQFRELEAFAKFGSDLDAVTLNVIEKGRRNVEILKQGLNDPYTVEDQVAIIYAGSKNLLRNVPVNKVKEFEKDFLSFLNNKHRATLDALKAGKLTDDITDVIETVAKEVSAKYN; encoded by the coding sequence ATGGCGGAAATCAAACCTGCTGAAATTTCAGCAATATTAAGAAAGCAAGTAGAAGGTTTTGAATCTGGCGCAACGCTAGAGGAAGTAGGAACCGTACTTCAAGTTGGAGATGGTATTGCTCGTATTTACGGGCTTTCTAATGTTCAATATGGTGAGTTAGTTGAATTTGAAAATGGTCTTGAGGCTATTGTATTGAATCTTGAAGAAGATAATGTTGGTGTGGTGCTTTTAGGACCATCTACAGGTATCAAAGAAGGTTCAGTTGCCAAAAGAACCCAACGTATCGCTTCTCTTAAAGTAGGAGAACAAATGGTAGGACGTGTAGTAAACACTTTAGGTTTTCCAATTGATGGTAAAGGACCAATAGGTGGAGACTTATACGAAATGCCTTTGGAAAGAAAAGCTCCTGGAGTTATCTTCCGTCAACCAGTTACTGAGCCATTACAAACAGGAGTAAAAGCAATTGATGCCATGATCCCAGTTGGTAGAGGTCAACGTGAGTTGGTTATTGGTGACCGTCAAACAGGTAAATCAACTGTTTGTATTGACACTATCTTAAATCAAAAAGAATTTTACGATGCAGGTAAACCTGTATTTTGTATTTACGTAGCTATCGGACAAAAAGCTTCTACAGTAGCAGGAATTGCTAAAATGTTAGAAGAAAAAGGTGCTATGGCTTATACAGTTATCGTTGCAGCTAATGCTTCTGATCCTGCTCCAATGCAAGTTTATGCTCCTTTCGCAGGTGCAGCTATTGGAGAATATTTTAGAGATTCAGGTCGTCCAGCTTTAATTGTTTATGATGATTTATCTAAACAAGCTGTTGCTTACCGTGAGGTTTCTCTTTTGTTGAGAAGACCACCAGGACGTGAGGCATATCCTGGAGATGTTTTCTTCTTGCACTCTCGTTTATTAGAGCGTGCTTGTAAAGTAATTGCTGATGATGGAATTGCTAAAAACATGAATGATTTGCCAGATTCATTGAAAGGTATCGTTAAAGGTGGTGGTTCATTAACGGCGCTGCCTATTATTGAAACTCAAGCTGGTGACGTTTCTGCATATATCCCAACTAATGTAATTTCGATTACTGACGGACAAATTTTCCTTGATGGTGATTTGTTTAACTCAGGGGTTCGTCCAGCAATTAACGTAGGTATCTCGGTATCTCGTGTTGGAGGTAATGCTCAGATTAAATCAATGAAAAAAGTATCTGGTACTTTAAAATTAGACCAAGCACAATTCCGTGAATTGGAAGCGTTTGCTAAATTTGGTTCTGATCTTGATGCAGTTACTTTGAATGTAATTGAAAAAGGAAGAAGAAATGTTGAAATCTTGAAACAAGGTTTGAATGATCCTTATACTGTTGAAGACCAAGTAGCAATTATCTACGCTGGTTCTAAAAACTTACTGAGAAATGTTCCTGTAAATAAAGTTAAAGAATTTGAAAAAGACTTTTTGTCTTTCTTGAATAACAAACACAGAGCAACTTTGGATGCTTTGAAAGCAGGGAAATTAACAGATGATATTACGGATGTAATTGAAACTGTAGCAAAAGAAGTTTCAGCAAAATATAACTAA
- a CDS encoding F0F1 ATP synthase subunit B, with translation MEKLINQFEFGLFFWQILIFVGLILLLKKFAWKPILDAVNEREEGIKNALESAENARREMQDLQADNQRILNEARAERDAMLKDAREMKEKMVADAKSEAQVQGQKMIEQAKLAIESEKNAAMAELKLQVSTLSLTIAEKLLKDELSNKEAQTKLVEKLLGDVKIN, from the coding sequence ATGGAAAAGTTAATAAATCAGTTTGAGTTTGGTTTGTTTTTTTGGCAAATATTAATATTTGTTGGATTAATATTATTATTAAAAAAATTCGCTTGGAAACCTATTCTTGATGCAGTTAATGAAAGAGAAGAAGGAATCAAAAACGCATTGGAATCTGCAGAAAATGCAAGAAGAGAGATGCAAGATCTTCAAGCTGACAATCAAAGAATCTTGAATGAAGCTAGAGCAGAGCGTGACGCTATGTTGAAAGATGCTCGTGAAATGAAAGAGAAAATGGTTGCTGATGCAAAATCAGAAGCACAAGTGCAAGGTCAAAAAATGATTGAGCAAGCTAAATTAGCTATTGAAAGCGAAAAAAATGCGGCTATGGCAGAATTGAAATTACAAGTTTCAACTTTATCATTGACTATCGCTGAGAAATTATTGAAAGATGAATTATCTAACAAAGAAGCTCAAACTAAATTGGTTGAGAAGTTGTTAGGTGATGTAAAGATAAACTAA